GTTCATAAGGAATCAGGCGTATATCCATTTGACCGGCAAATTTTACAGCCTCCTCAAAACTTTTTACTCCTGTAACCTGAGGTATCACCAGACGTTTTGACTGCTTGGCCGCGCTTTCTGATATGGCCTGCCAACGCTTTAATTTGCTTACTTCCTTCCTGGAATCCAGTTTTACAACACAGCGCTTTGTATTTACAGGAATGACCTCATATACTCCCAGTTCAACCGCCTTTTGAATGATTAATTCCATCTTATCGCCTTTGGGCAGTCCCTGAAACAGGTAAATCCTGGATGGTAATTCTAATCCATTCTCCTGTGCATACACAATTTTTGCCAGAACCTCCTCCTTGTCCAGCGCTTCTATACAGCATGTATATTCCATCTTATTCCCATCGCTGACAAGGATTTCTTCTCCCGGCTTCATGCGCAGTACATTCCTGATATGATTCACATCGCTGCCCTGGATATGAATCCATGTATCTTCAATCTGGTTCTGGTTGACAAAAAACCGATGCATTCCCTCACCTCTTCTGTGCAGTTATGGATACCCATTCGCCCTGATGCGTTATCTCAATTACGGTAAGCCCGGCAGCCTCCACCGTTTTCTTTACTTCTTTTTCTTTCACATCCAGAATACCCGAAGTAATATATACCGCTCCCGGTTTCATATAATGGACAACCACAGGTGTCAGCGGAACCAGAACATCCGCCAGAATATTCGCCGTGACAATGTCATATTTCTCGTGATCCACCTGTGCCTGTACCACTTTATCATCAATGATATTTCCGATTATCATATCAAATGTTTCGGCAGATATCCCATTCACTTCTTTATTCTCTTCAACCGCAGGTATTGCACAGGGATCCAGATCGGTTCCCACGGCATATGCAGCTCCCAGTTTTAATGCGATGATGGATAAAATTCCGCTTCCTGTACCTACATCCAGAAGTCTGGCCTTAGAGGTAACATGTTTTTTCAACTGACGGATGCATAGCTGGGTCGTCTCATGCATGCCCGTACCAAAAGCAGTCCCCGGATCAATATGAATAATCATCTTTCCTTCGTCTTCCGGCTTTACCTCCTCCCAAGATGGAATAATCAAAATATCATCAACATAGAACTGATGAAAGTATTCTTTCCAGTTATTAATCCAGTCTTTATCCTCGGTCTCTGATTTCGTAATAGTTCCTTCCCCTATATCCAGAAACTCTCTAAGACTCTCCAGTTCTTTTTTTACATCTTGCAGGATACTTTCGTTGTCCTCTTCCGGTTCCAGATAAAAGTTCAGATAGGCAATCCCGTCATCTTCCGGCATATCCGGCAGGATATCCACAAACATCTGCTCTTTATCCTCTTTGGTCAGAGGCTGTTTATCTTCAATCTCCACACCCTGAATTCCAATATCCGCCAATGAAGAAATTACGATATCCTCTACATCACTTTTGGTCTTCAATGTATATTTATTCCACTTCATATGTCTCTCTCCTCTATACCAATACGTAGGATTTATAATACACGATTTTACGCCATATTTCAAGCCGGAGTTCAGCGACGACCAAACTGCAACAAAAGAAGGATTGGCTGGAAAACGTGCGTTTCCGTAAACCAATCCTCCGTATCATTTAATCTTCAAATGCTTCCTTTACTTTATCCATAAACCCTTTTTTCTTTTTTTCCGGGCCCGTGGTACGATTACCGCAGACTTCATCAAATTTCCGAAGAGCTTCCTTTGCCTCTTCATTCAATCTGGTCGGAGTCTGGACTACCAGTGTTACATACTGGTCGCCGCGGACACTCTTATTGCGCAGAGAAGGAACTCCTTTTCCCTTCAGGCGGATTTTCGTATCCGTCTGTGTTCCAGGTTTTACCGTATATACTACATCTCCATCCACCGTATTAATCCTTACATCACCGCCTAAAGCTGCCTGTGCAAATGTAATTGGGGCAGTAGAGAAGATATTCATATCCTGTCTCTGGAAAATCGGATGACGGGCTACCTGCACTTCCACTAACAGATCCCCTCTTGGACCGCCATTCCTTCCCGGTTCTCCCTTATCACGAATACGTATGCTTTGGCCGTTGTCAATACCGGCAGGAACTGTTACCTGTATTTTCTTGCGGTTTGCAATAAACCCACTTCCATGACAATCAGCACACTTCTCTTTTATAACCTTGCCGCTGCCGCCGCATTCCGGACATGTCTGTACATTACGAACCATACCAAACATCGACTGTTGCGTATACGTGACCTGTCCGCTTCCGTTACACTTGCTGCATGTTTCAGGTGAAGTACCTTGCTTTGCACCTGTCCCATGACAAGTTGTGCAGGTATCTTTCAGTGTCAGTTCGATTTCCTTGTCACAGCCAAATACCGCCTCTTCAAATGTGATATGAATCACAGCACGCAGATTTGCACCCTTCATAGGTCCGTTATTCGCCCTTCTGGAACGCCCGCCGCCAAACAGATCGCCAAAGATATCACCGAAGATATCGCCCATATCACCACTGAAGTCAAAGCCACCGAATCCGCCCGCTCCGCCTCCGCCGTTTTCAAATGCAGCATGACCGAACTGGTCATATTGGCGCCGCTTATCAGGATCGCTTAAGACACCATAGGCCTCCGTCGCCTCTTTGAATTTAGCCTCCGCCTCTTTATCGCCGGGATTCATATCCGGATGGTACTTCTTTGCCAGCTTGCGGTACGCCTGCTTCAATGTTGCATCATCCGCCCCCTTATCGACTCCGAGGACTTCATAATAATCTCTTTTATCTGCCATATGTTATCACCCTTTTACAGCAGTACAGCGCAGATAGAATCTGCGCTCTGCCATTTACTTTATATCTGTTCACTGCTGCTTCGATTAAACTTCCTTGTAGTCAGCATCAACCACGTCATCATCACTGCTGCCTCCCTGATCCTGGGAATCCGGACCTGACTCCGGGCCTCCTGTGCCCTGTGCCTGCTGCATGTTCTCATACATCTTTGTAAACATCGGCTGTGCACTCTGCATCAGTTTTTCCTGCGCAGCTTTAATGTCAGCAACCTGAGATGCACTCATGTCATCTGCCGGTGTATTGGCAAGCAAATCCTTCAGTGCTGTCAGTTCGGCCTGAACTGCAGTCTTATCGTTCTCAGATACCTTATCCCCAACTTCTTCCAAAGCTTTTTCAATCTGGAATACTGTGGAATCTGCATCGTTTCTCGTATCGATCGCTTCTTTTTTAGCTTTATCCTGAGCTTCAAACTCAGCTGCTTCTTTCACAGCCTTGTCAATATCGGAATCAGACATATTGGAACCCGCAGTAATGGTGATGTGCTGCTCTTTTCCGGTCCCCAAATCTTTCGCAGACACATTCACGATACCATTGGCATCAATGTCAAAGGTAACTTCAATCTGAGGCATGCCTCGTCTTGCAGGCGGAATCCCATCCAGACGGAACTGTCCAAGTGATTTGTTATCTTTCGCAAACTGACGCTCACCCTGTACCACATTGATATCAACTGCTGTCTGGTTATCAGCCGCCGTTGAGAACACCTGGCTCTTCTTAGTAGGAATCGTAGTATTACGCTCAATCAAGCGGGTAGCAACGCCACCCATCGTCTCTATAGACAGTGACAATGGTGTTACATCCAACAATAGAATATCGCCTGCACCTGCATCTCCTGCAAGCTTACCACCTTGTACGGAAGCACCAAGTGCCACACATTCATCCGGATTCAGACTCTTGCTCGGTTCATGTCCTGTCAGTTGTTTTACTTTGTCCTGTACTGCCGGGATACGTGTAGATCCGCCAACCAGCAGCACTTTGCCAAGCTCTGACGAACTAATGCCTGCATCTGACAGCGCTCTGGTAACAGGTTCTGCTGTTCGTTCAACCAGTCCATGTGTCAGTTCGTCAAATTTAGCTTTAGTCAAGTTCATATCAAAGTGTTTCGGTCCTTCTGCCGTAGCCGTAATAAATGGCAGATTAATATTGGTGGTAGTAGCACTGGAAAGTTCCTTCTTGGCTTTTTCTGCTGCTTCCTTAATACGCTGCATAGCCATCTTATCACCGGATAAATCAACGCCCTCATTCTTTTTAAACTCAGCAAGCATATAATCAGCGATCTTCTGGTCAAAATCATCTCCGCCCAGTTTATTATCTCCGGCGGTTGAAAGTACTTCTATTACACCGTCACCAATTTCGATGATAGAAACATCAAAGGTACCGCCGCCTAAATCGTATACCATGATTTTCTGTTCTTTTTCATTATCAAGGCCATATGCCAGCGCAGCGGCTGTTGGCTCATTGATAATACGCTTTACATCCAGACCGGCAATTTTTCCGGCATCTTTTGTTGCCTGACGCTGTGCGTCATTGAAGTAAGCAGGTACGGTGATAACCGCTTCTGTTACTTTTTCGCCCAGATAGTTCTCTGCATCAGATTTCATCTTCTGAAGAATCATCGCAGAAATCTCCTGTGGAGAATATTGTTTTCCATCAATTGTTTCACGGTAGTCGGTACCCATATGTCTTTTGATGGAAGAAATTGTTTTATCGGCATTTGTAACTGCCTGACGTTTTGCAGGCTCACCTACAAGCCTTTCGCCTGTTTTTGTAAATGCTACAACAGACGGTGTGGTTCTTGCTCCTTCTGCATTAGCAATAACGGTAGGTTTACCACCTTCCATAACAGCAACACAGCTGTTCGTGGTTCCCAAGTCAATTCCTATTATCTTACTCATGATTAATTCCTCCTGTTTATATATGTTACAAATATAAGTTAGTTTGCTACTTTTACCATGCTGTGGCGAACCACTGCATCTTTATACAGGTAACCCTTCTGGAATTCTTCCACAATGATATTCTCACCTGCATCTTCATCTTCCACATGCATTACCGCATTGTGTAAATTTGGATCAAATTCCTTCCCGACAGCTTCAATTACTGTCACTCCCAAATCCTCCAAGGTTCCGAGAAGCTGCTTATAAATCATATGCATGCCATCTGCGAACGGATCTTTCAGATCAGGCGCTACCGCAAGCCCTCTTTCAAAGTTATCTATGATTGGAAGGATCTGCTCCACAACATCCTTTGCGCCAATTGCGTACATTCCTGATTTTTCTTTTTCCGTACGCTTTCGGAAGTTATCAAACTCTGCCATCTGACGCTGCAGACGATCGGTCAGCTCTTCAATTTTTTCGTCTTTTTTATCTTTTTTCTTTTTGAAAAACTTCTTTTCTTTGACTTCCTTTTCGGATTCTGCGTCCTCCGCCGCACCCTCTTCTTTCACATCTGCTTCTTTTTCAGTACCCTGAGAACCTGAAGCTCCATCCTTATCACTTCCAATGGTTGCTTCCGCCTCAGCCGTATCTGCTTCTCTGCAGATTTCCTCTGTTAAGTCTTTTTCTGTGTTCTCCATTACCTCTTCAACTTTCTTATTTTCTTTTGACACTTTTTATACACCGCCTTTGACCAGAGTGTGTTTTTGAATTGCTCACTCTACGTATCCGTTTTTTTGAATATACCATCCAACTGTCCCTTCAACGTCTTCAGGTTATCAACTACATTCTCATAATCCATGCGTTTGGGTCCTACAATTCCTATAGTTCCCCTCATGCCGTCTCCTAATTCATATGTTGCCGTAACAACGCTGCAATCTTTCATAGTCTGAATCGGGGACTCATCCCCTATATAAATCTGAATTCCGGTACTGCCTTCCTGATTCTCGTCTTCACCTTCCACATCCTTCAGCATATCTGCAAGTACCTGCTTTTCCTCGAATGCCGAAAGTAATTCACTGGCTTTTTGGTTATCTGACAATTCCGGATATTTAAGGAAATTTGTGGCTCCACTTGTATATACAGGAACATCCTCGGCATCTACCGCAATTGCAGCCGCCACTGCATCCAGTACACTGTTAATTACACTGCTGTGAATGCCAGCCTGTTCTTTCAGTTTAGTTATCATGCCCAGATTAATCTCTTCCATGGTCAAACCATTCAACTGCGTGTTCAGCATCAGATTCAGCTTAAGAATCTGCTCGTCATTGATTGCATCCTCAAGAGAAATCATCTGGTTCTTTACCATATTGCCTTCTGCGACAATCACCGCCAGAAGCTGTTCCTCACTCACCTTGGAGAGTTGTATGAATTTCAGTTTTGTCTGATGAATCTGAGGACCTGTAATCATTGTGGCATAATGCGTATTAGATGCCAGAATTCTTACCACCTGCTGAAGTACTTTTTCCAGTCTGTCGGTCTTACGAATCGCCAGTTCCTGAATATCTGCCACTTCGCGTTCCTTTTCCTTCATCAGCTGATCCACATACAATCGATAACCTCTATCTGAAGGAATGCGGCCGGCGGAAGTGTGGGGCTGCATAATGTATCCCATCTCTTCCAGATCCGACATCTCATTCCTTATTGTGGCGGAGCTCAGATTCAAATCCGTATACTTTGAAATTGTCCTGGATCCAACCGGTTCCCCGGTCTCCAGATAAGTCTGGATAATCGCTTTTAGAATTTTACACTTTCTCTCATCCAGTTCCAATGTCCCGAGCTCCTTTCTCATTCAGATTTATTAGTCTTGTTAGCACTCGTTGTGTTGGAGTGCTAACATCTATGTTCTTACTATAGTACTGACTTTAATTTTTGTCAACACCTTTCCAACGAAAAACTGTGAAAATTTTGTAAACAGTTCAGCCATGCGAACAATCAAAGCCCTGGCCAGGAGAAAGCTTGCTTTCGTATGGGCAGGGCTTTGATTGTTCATAGGGCGCTCTGCCCAAGCGAGATGCAGCGCAGTGAAATCGAGCTTTGGCTGAACTGTTTATAGCTATGAGAGCTTCAAAGCCCTGGCCAGGAGAAAGCTTGCTTTCGTATGGGCAGGGCTTTGATTGTTCATAGGGCGCTCTGCCCAAGCGAGATGCAGCGCAGTGAAATCGAGCTTTGGCTGAACTGTTTATAGCTATGAGAGCTTCAAAGCCCTGGCCAGGAGAAAGTTTGCTTTCGTATGGGCAGGGCTTTGATTGTTCATAGGGCGCTCTTTTTAAAATAAATCATCTAATGACTTCTTCAACTCTACCATCTGGTCTCTCAGTTCTGCAGCCATCTCAAAGTTCAAATCAGCGGCTGCGGCTTTCATCTGTTTTTGTACCTTTGTAATGAGTTTTTCAAGTTCATCTTTGCTCATGGATTCCGGGTCTTTTTCAAGTTTGTTTTCCGATTTCGCCACTTCCTGTGATATACTGATCAAGTCCCGGACGGCCTTCTGAATCGTCTTTGGCGTGATTCCGTGCTCCTCGTTATATTTTTGCTGAACTTCCCGGCGGCGGGCGGTTTCATCAATTGCCAGACGCATGGAATCCGTAATCATATCCGCATACATAATCACATGTCCGTCTGAATTTCGTGCCGCACGGCCAATTGTCTGTATCAAAGAGGTTTCAGAACGCAGAAAACCTTCCTTGTCAGCATCCAGAATTGCAACCAGCGTAATCTCCGGGATGTCCAGCCCCTCTCTCAACAGATTAATTCCAACCAGTACATCAAAGACATCCAGCCGCATATCACGTATGATTTTTGTACGTTCCAGTGTGTCAATATCTGAATGGAGATAACGTACCCGAATTCCGTTTTCTTTCATATAATCAGTGAGATCCTCAGCCATTCGCTTGGTCAGCGTGGTTATCAGAATTTTATTGTGTTTGGCAACCTCTTTATTAACTTCCGTAATCAGATCGTCGATCTGCCCTTCCACCGGTCTCACTTCCACCTTGGGATCCAGCAGACCTGTGGGACGGATAATCTGATCCGCCCGAAGTAATTCATGGTCTGCTTCATATTCTCCGGGAGTGGCCGATACAAATAGAATCTGATCTATCTTGCTTTCGAATTCTCCGAAGTTCAAAGGCCTGTTATCCTTGGCTGAAGGCAGCCGAAAACCATAATCCACAAGCGTGGTCTTTCGAGACTGATCTCCTGCATACATTCCCCGGACCTGAGGAACCGTCTTATGGGATTCATCTATGATAATCAGGAAATCGTCCGGGAAATAATCAATCAGAGTATATGGCGGCTCACCCGGTGCCAGGCCTGTCAGATGGCGTGAATAATTCTCGATTCCCGAACAGATACCCGTTTCTCTGAGCATCTCAATATCAAAATTCGTCCTCTCCTCGATCCTCTGTGCCTCTAAAAGCTTGTCTTCACTTTTAAAATACCTCACCCGCTCGGTCAGTTCCTCTTCGATTGCATTCGTTGCCTCACGTATCTTATCAATAGGCACTACGTAATGAGAAGCCGGAAATATGGCTATGTGTTTCAGTTCTGCTTTGATTTCCCCGGTCAATGTATCAATCTTGGTAATACGGTCAATTTCATCTCCGAAAAACTCTACCCGGACAGCGAGTTCACTTTCCTCCGCCGGGAAAATCTCCAATACATCTCCACGTACCCGGAATGTTCCACGGTGAAAGTCCATATCATTACGGTCATACTGGATATTAATCAATTCCCTGATGACATCATCACGGTCCTTTTCCATTCCCGGTCTCAGTGAAATAATCATATTCTGATAGTCCGCCGGACTACCAATACCATAGATGCAGGAAACGCTGGATATGATGATAACATCCTTCCGTTCACTTAAAGCCGATGTGGCTGAAAGACGAAGTTTATCAATCTCATCATTGATAGCTGAGTCCTTTGCAATATAAGTGTCTGAGGATGGAACATATGCCTCCGGCTGATAATAATCGTAATAAGACACAAAGTATTCGACGGCATTTTCAGGAAAGAATTCTTTGAATTCTCCATAAAGTTGTGCAGCAAGCGTTTTATTATGGGCGATAATCAGTGTGGGTTTATTTAGCTGCTGGATGACATTCGCCATGGTAAATGTCTTACCGGAACCGGTAACACCCAGCAAAGTCTCAAATTGATTGCCTTCCTTGAATCCTTTGACCAGTTGTTCTATGGCCTCCGGCTGATCGCCGGTGGGCTGAAATTCTGATACTAATTTAAATTCGCTCATCTGATTACCTCCGTTTGTGACCTGGAAAATGGCGTTCTATAGACCAATATACGAACTAATACTCGCAACCCATTCTATCACAAAAAAAATAAAAAGTACAGAGGGGCAGGAACGTTTGTTCTGTGCTTTTTACCATTTTATTCTCAAAACTCATACCTCTATAACCGAAAGGAAATGTTTTCAAACTATCATATTCATCCAGAAAATCCATTGCAGCCTTTTGATTTTTAAACTTCTTTCATATCATCAATACCTTTATCTAATGCCTCATAAAGTTTTTCTTCATCACTTTTTTCAAATTTATTTTTTATATTTGTTCACCAATGGTATATTGCCTATTATAAAGCATGCCTTCTAATTTTATTCGGGCAGAATTCTTCCTATAATTATAGCAGAGATTCTGCCCAAATACAACGAAAGCAAGACTTGCTTCATTTGCTTCATGAGAAATAATTGTGAAAAAGTAGAAACATGATAAAATATATGGAATTAAGCATGATACCAAAATGGAAAGAGGTAGTTTCATTAGACGTTAAAATACTAATCATAGAAGATGATCATACGCAGAACAATGTCCTTGCCAATTTTTTAAGAAATGAGTCTCACTGCTATCCGAATCTATTCGCCATCACCGTTTTTTCAAATCGGCGCGGCCGGGTAATACAGATATATTCTCCGCCCCCCTCTATTAGCGGGAACAATTCTTTCAGCATCATGGATTCATTACAAAATAAGGCTTTTCGTTTCATTTTGTTATAATAAATAGGCTGTTTTACTGTCTACATACATTCTCATCGTTTATTACCTCTTTCCAACATCTTACCTCTTATAAAAGCACGCCTTCTAATTTTATTCGGATAGAAGCCTTTCTACAATTATAGCAGAGATTCTTCTCAAATACGCGAAAACAAGAGCAGCCGCTCCAATAATATGGAGCGGCCGCTCTTGGCTGTACCTTCTATTCTTCCACTGTCCCTGATGTTTCTGCATGCTCACCGGCTTCTGCCGCTGCATTTTGCTCCATCAGTTTACTGATATCAATCATAACCCCGCCATCTGATCCCGTAACAGTTGGCAATTCACCATTCCACTTCTCAAGATATTGCTGAATCAGAATATTGTTTGTAATTGATTTCTCTAAAAGCTCATTGGCTTCTTTTTCTGCCTGCGCTGAAATCAGCTTGGATTCTGCTTCTGCATTGGCCCTATCAATATTTTTCTTATTTTCAATCTCCTGTGTCTCGGCTGCCTGTTTCGCAATATTCTTATCGTTTACTGATTTATTATACTCGTCTGTAAATGTGATATTTCCGATAGTAACCTGGATCACGGATAATATATCCTGACCGTATTTATCATCAATGTATTTCTGCAGTGTTTCTTTTACCTTGGCTTCCACATCCGAACGCACAACGACACCATCCGTATCAAAGCTGGGGGTTGTTGCTTTAATTGCGGAGGATACAACACTGTAAGTCAGCAGGTTATCCGGATCGGTTACGGTAGAGTATACATACGAAGCTTTCTCTGAGTTAATCTGATATGTAACGGTAACACCACTGATTGTTATGGGCACCTTTCCGGTAATTGTGGACTCAATTCCACCCTCATTGCTGACTACCTCCAAATCTTGCTGCCTGCTGTTAACCTTAACAATCGTCTGAACGAATGGAACCTTAAAATTAAAACCCTGTGAGACAGCTTTTTCATCGACCTGTCCAAAAGTAATTCTTACACCACTGTAACCCGTTCCTACAATCACAAAACACTGACTGAATAAAATCGATGCCACACCCAACAGCAGCAACAGTTTATATCCCGCTGTTTTCTTCTTTTCGCCGGTACTAAGTGCTACCTTCTTTGCAAATATCGCAGATACGATTCCTGCTATGATGAGCATTCCACCAATCCCAAATAAAATAAAATTTAAACTCATCTTTCCTCCTCTTGGTTTTCTTCAAGTTTTTTGAATATCACGCACTATTTTTACATTTTAACATGCTATTCTTTAAAAGTACAGATAGGTAATTCAATACATTCCTGCTCCAGCTTAATCCCCTCTGTCAGCATATAAGACAAAACATCTGCATACTCAGGATTTTTATCTAACGCACTCTTCAGACGTTTCCTGTCGTTTGCTGTCAGGGCTTTGGCATACTTTCCGTACCGCTTAAGCGTTTTCAGATCCATCCGATATGTCTGAAATGGTATCCCGGTTCGCTTCCGTAAGTCCTCATATATCTCAAATCCACCTGCATCAATATCACCAAAGTGAAGATACTCTGCCCGTGGCAGCTGCTCATAAATCAGCCTCAGCAGATTCCTCCGGGAAGCATTATGATATCCCCCAAGATATATAAGCAGGCTGTCTGCCTCCTTCCAGTGAAAGAATGTCGTCAGGTTTTCGATCGTTATCACCCTTTTGATTTCCTTTGTCCTGCCCAGACTTACACCTGCCAAATCCTCCCCACAAATTCCAAAGCCCTGTCCGAGATCTTTCAGCAGTACCTTAGAATCTCCAAAATACAGCACCCCGCTGCTGCCCTTGATATATACATAATCGGGTGTATGATAGATCAGATGCTCAGCCAGGATTGCATAGTTGTCCATGTCTCGATACTGCCGGCCAAATTGCCGCATCACTTTTCCCACCAGCGGAAGCATTCCTTCAAACACTTTCGAATCCGCAAAATGGCGAATTGAAAACTCTCTGATATAGCAGGATTCGCAATTCTCTTCAATCAGCGTTATTGCCCGGATGAACCGCTCGGTCTTCTCCCTGTCATTAAGTGCAATATATTCTCTGACTGATTTCCCATCTCTGATTCGCCTGCCAAGATAGTCAATAAAATCCCGTCCGGTTTGAGAAGCTGTTTCCCCACCCAGAGTTTCCAAAAGCTGCAGGGTCAAAGCTGCATCCTCGGCCTTGGGTGTCCGCTTTACGTATTGGTAGACTTCCTCAAGATGGTCTTCCTTTAACAATACCTTCTGAACAATATGTCTTCCCTTTTTCCACACAATTTTAATATAGCCTTTTTTCTCCAGAGCTTGGATTGCTGCATGGATTTCCTCGTAGTCCAGCGAACTTTCATCAAAATATTTCGGAATGCTCTTTCTGGAAAAAGCGAAAGAGATACAGATATTTACTTTATTTCTTCCAGTAAAGAGCCGGCTGCGCTCATAGGAATCCAGCAGCTGGTTTAAAATATATTTATCATAGCGCACCATTATGATACTCCTCGATATAATTTACCTTTTGATCTGTCATAACCAGTAAGGTTTCTTCCACTGCCGGTCCAATATACTGGATCTTATCCGGCGGCGCAGCAATGATAATCTGTAACGGCAAACGGCGCAGAAATTCCAATACGCCGCCGATACGCTCATCATCCATATTATTGAAGGCCTCATCAAACAGCACCAACCCAATTGCCTCCCCGCCTATATTATTTCCATAAAGCTGCACAAAGGATGCCGCCACCGTCACATAGAATGGCGTCTGTGTTTCACCACCACTCTTTTCTTCACATACTTTTGAGTAAAAAGAGTGGCTTCCATCGCTGTGCACAATCTTAATATCATAGTCCATATAGGTTCGATAATCCGTAAATTCATCCAGAGCCCGTGTCTCATTTTCATTGTCCAATGCCAGGCGTTCAAACAATTCTTCAATAACATCCTTATGGTTTTCATGAAATAGCCCGCTGAATATGGATTCACCTTGTACTGCATTGAAGTCATCCATAATCATTTCATAATATTTACGATGACGGCGGCTCGGCAAATAGATAAATTCATAACGCTCATTGCTAAAGTCAATATCTTTCAGGGCTTTATTCAGTTCTTTGAACTCCCCTTGCGCCTGCTTTATATTTTCCTGCAGCTTAGCCAGAAACTGTTCCCGAAATTCCTCTTCCGCAGCCTGCTTTGCCGTCTGCACCTTTTCTTCGTAAGTCAAAAGCTCTGATGTCCGCAGCCGCTCATAGACAAGGGCAAATTCCGGATAACCTTCCATACCTACAGGTGCCCCAAAGTCATGCTCCGTCTTATAGTCAATCATAACACGAATCATCTGCTCTTCGGCATTTTTCCAACTGGTGGCATTGGCTTTTCGCTGACGTTCAAAGTTTTCCTTAAACTGTTCCAATGTCTTTTTCCCGATCTGCTTATCATACTCTGCTTTCCAGAGTATGCCTGTCTCCTCTGATCCGGCGGCTCTGGCTGTCCGGCTTTGGCAAGACAGCAGCTCCTGGGCATACAGCCTCAATGAATCCTCTGACACTTTTACCTTGTTTTCTATATTCCCGTAATTCCGGTTGCT
The window above is part of the Novisyntrophococcus fermenticellae genome. Proteins encoded here:
- the dnaJ gene encoding molecular chaperone DnaJ; its protein translation is MADKRDYYEVLGVDKGADDATLKQAYRKLAKKYHPDMNPGDKEAEAKFKEATEAYGVLSDPDKRRQYDQFGHAAFENGGGGAGGFGGFDFSGDMGDIFGDIFGDLFGGGRSRRANNGPMKGANLRAVIHITFEEAVFGCDKEIELTLKDTCTTCHGTGAKQGTSPETCSKCNGSGQVTYTQQSMFGMVRNVQTCPECGGSGKVIKEKCADCHGSGFIANRKKIQVTVPAGIDNGQSIRIRDKGEPGRNGGPRGDLLVEVQVARHPIFQRQDMNIFSTAPITFAQAALGGDVRINTVDGDVVYTVKPGTQTDTKIRLKGKGVPSLRNKSVRGDQYVTLVVQTPTRLNEEAKEALRKFDEVCGNRTTGPEKKKKGFMDKVKEAFED
- the hrcA gene encoding heat-inducible transcriptional repressor HrcA gives rise to the protein MELDERKCKILKAIIQTYLETGEPVGSRTISKYTDLNLSSATIRNEMSDLEEMGYIMQPHTSAGRIPSDRGYRLYVDQLMKEKEREVADIQELAIRKTDRLEKVLQQVVRILASNTHYATMITGPQIHQTKLKFIQLSKVSEEQLLAVIVAEGNMVKNQMISLEDAINDEQILKLNLMLNTQLNGLTMEEINLGMITKLKEQAGIHSSVINSVLDAVAAAIAVDAEDVPVYTSGATNFLKYPELSDNQKASELLSAFEEKQVLADMLKDVEGEDENQEGSTGIQIYIGDESPIQTMKDCSVVTATYELGDGMRGTIGIVGPKRMDYENVVDNLKTLKGQLDGIFKKTDT
- a CDS encoding 16S rRNA (uracil(1498)-N(3))-methyltransferase → MHRFFVNQNQIEDTWIHIQGSDVNHIRNVLRMKPGEEILVSDGNKMEYTCCIEALDKEEVLAKIVYAQENGLELPSRIYLFQGLPKGDKMELIIQKAVELGVYEVIPVNTKRCVVKLDSRKEVSKLKRWQAISESAAKQSKRLVIPQVTGVKSFEEAVKFAGQMDIRLIPYELAKGMEETREVLEGIRPGQSIGLFIGPEGGFEDKEIDMAVNNGILPITLGKRILRTETAGMTLLAILMYLLEKQ
- the dnaK gene encoding molecular chaperone DnaK; this translates as MSKIIGIDLGTTNSCVAVMEGGKPTVIANAEGARTTPSVVAFTKTGERLVGEPAKRQAVTNADKTISSIKRHMGTDYRETIDGKQYSPQEISAMILQKMKSDAENYLGEKVTEAVITVPAYFNDAQRQATKDAGKIAGLDVKRIINEPTAAALAYGLDNEKEQKIMVYDLGGGTFDVSIIEIGDGVIEVLSTAGDNKLGGDDFDQKIADYMLAEFKKNEGVDLSGDKMAMQRIKEAAEKAKKELSSATTTNINLPFITATAEGPKHFDMNLTKAKFDELTHGLVERTAEPVTRALSDAGISSSELGKVLLVGGSTRIPAVQDKVKQLTGHEPSKSLNPDECVALGASVQGGKLAGDAGAGDILLLDVTPLSLSIETMGGVATRLIERNTTIPTKKSQVFSTAADNQTAVDINVVQGERQFAKDNKSLGQFRLDGIPPARRGMPQIEVTFDIDANGIVNVSAKDLGTGKEQHITITAGSNMSDSDIDKAVKEAAEFEAQDKAKKEAIDTRNDADSTVFQIEKALEEVGDKVSENDKTAVQAELTALKDLLANTPADDMSASQVADIKAAQEKLMQSAQPMFTKMYENMQQAQGTGGPESGPDSQDQGGSSDDDVVDADYKEV
- the grpE gene encoding nucleotide exchange factor GrpE, encoding MENTEKDLTEEICREADTAEAEATIGSDKDGASGSQGTEKEADVKEEGAAEDAESEKEVKEKKFFKKKKDKKDEKIEELTDRLQRQMAEFDNFRKRTEKEKSGMYAIGAKDVVEQILPIIDNFERGLAVAPDLKDPFADGMHMIYKQLLGTLEDLGVTVIEAVGKEFDPNLHNAVMHVEDEDAGENIIVEEFQKGYLYKDAVVRHSMVKVAN
- the prmA gene encoding 50S ribosomal protein L11 methyltransferase, whose product is MKWNKYTLKTKSDVEDIVISSLADIGIQGVEIEDKQPLTKEDKEQMFVDILPDMPEDDGIAYLNFYLEPEEDNESILQDVKKELESLREFLDIGEGTITKSETEDKDWINNWKEYFHQFYVDDILIIPSWEEVKPEDEGKMIIHIDPGTAFGTGMHETTQLCIRQLKKHVTSKARLLDVGTGSGILSIIALKLGAAYAVGTDLDPCAIPAVEENKEVNGISAETFDMIIGNIIDDKVVQAQVDHEKYDIVTANILADVLVPLTPVVVHYMKPGAVYITSGILDVKEKEVKKTVEAAGLTVIEITHQGEWVSITAQKR